One Vespa crabro chromosome 1, iyVesCrab1.2, whole genome shotgun sequence genomic region harbors:
- the LOC124424171 gene encoding uncharacterized protein LOC124424171 isoform X4, translating into MSMTNTHGDELSPTRQPRQSRIHSVGLPTRASLLPEPPPNENNVPPPIPRRHSATPTVAPPPIPLRPPAIPKRSKNEKPIPIKKINGNRQQDDSSTNQRINNDPTSSSSLSSSPTTACHLGTPTWNQTVTIDEKLIDLGPFRTHTQPSTEDFSLAFESKDVVSTNENGFIANFGKVNFPDEEKLENRKSSFDELRKASRDLEKNLHERTLKNNETKFDDILGGREENRQRQNIPSQNDRQEYPGGKFRKEEKSIEDSIEEEVLEGISEEEMSESPSRDTFQEERKFVGLVRSYREEEKRSKFEELQAASKNLERRLQSKNEEDDQRRYRDMERRLNKDRSISRYEDISRVPQELERRILSDQRSIVDQSTRGKYETDMERARNMLQHNSRKERSGIEKLEKLPKATQTNLPPPLSSTICQNYVPKPISVRQDSNVSSDSFSQTSSPSYTNKTMEAPLLPHKYGKVPDRALVHEPENSSGRPITKSTSTPASLQTIVRTHGSNSTSLHHKIIKDMANRHYVTRGRFKYVQLLANIVALLAIVAGLNAYYKTYPETAIRFENRTEYTRAIMVTEPTRSIIQEEEEEKNPAPGVCLPVIVNFCQYHKVPYNFTVFPNFMGNFGQRDAQQELQLYKSVVDVRCYELAALFLCSIFVPKCGSRGHLVRPCRSLCSETKRRCGFFLEVFSLALPDYLECDLFPENDNPDVCVGHFEVIETNARAQKPVCTSGFQCDDNRCIPVDWRCDGHLDCADHSDEIGCGECGSVSLSKFNNSNKGDKRKFTLSKSTQSKATLHCGERRCMSASHICDGVMDCPWGQDERYCLKLSQKNGDIGKGLLEVYHAEMGKFMPACIPPKMHVTAQAICSLLGYTVALSSDFSNKDGNLTMIQAFNESNQYRRLTPKRSLLKKFQACVKEDEDYPTVKLTCSEYACGRRFPLYGNSNVKTRIVGGVEASPGDWPFLAALLGGPEQIFYCAGVLISDQWVLTASHCVGKKNIYSLSDVSGWTIQLGITRRHSHTYLGQKLKIKRVIRHPDYSLGVVHDNDVALCQLEKRVQFHEHLRPVCLPNATTNLAPATLCTVIGWGKKNDTQEAEYEPAVNEVQVPVLNRQVCNMWLAYKELNVTDGMICAGYPDGGKDACQGDSGGPLLCQDKDDKEKWFVGGIVSWGIDCARPKLPGVYAYVPKYVPWIRNEMAKYSEKDEL; encoded by the exons ACAGAGTAGAATTCATAGCGTCGGATTACCAACACGAGCATCTCTACTTCCGGAGCCACCAcccaacgaaaataatgtgcCACCACCTATTCCACGTCGCCATTCAGCCACACCAAcg GTAGCACCACCACCAATACCATTACGTCCACCGGCAATACCAAAAAGATCCAAAAACGAGAAACCAATTccaattaaaaagattaatggTAACAGGCAACAAGATGATTCATCAACGAATCAACGAATTAATAATGATCCAACGTCGTCATCATCTTTGTCATCGTCACCGACAACGGCTTGTCATCTTGGCACTCCTACTTGGAATCAGACGGTAACGATCGATGAGAAATTGATAGACCTTGGACCATTTAGAACGCATACTCAACCGTCCACCGAGGATTTCTCTTTGGCTTTTGAATCGAAGGACGTGGTCAGTACCAATGAGAACGGTTTCATTGCTAACTTCGGCAAAGTCAATTTCCCGGATGAGGAAAAGCTTGAGAATCGAAAATCTAGCTTCGATGAACTTCGAAAGGCTTCGCGAGATCTTGAGAAGAACCTTCACGAGAGGACTCTCAAGAACAACGAGACTAAGTTCGATGATATACTAGGTGGTAGAGAAGAGAATAGACAACGACAAAATATCCCTTCTCAAAATGACAG ACAAGAATACCCAGGAGGAAAGTtcagaaaagaagagaaaagcatTGAGGATAGCATAGAGGAGGAAGTATTGGAGGGAATATCCGAAGAAGAAATGTCTGAGTCTCCTTCTAGAGACACTTTTCAGGAGGAACGAAAGTTCGTAGGACTGGTTAGATCGtatagagaagaagagaaaagatctAAGTTTGAGGAACTTCAAGCAGCCTCGAAGAATCTCGAACGACGTCTTCAGAGTAAAAACGAGGAGGATGATCAACGTCGTTATAGGGACATGGAGAGACGTTTGAACAAAGATAGGTCAATATCTag ATACGAAGATATTTCAAGGGTACCACAAGAATTAGAAAGACGAATATTGTCCGATCAAAGATCTATCGTCGATCAATCGACTCGTGGAAAATATGAGACCGATATGGAAAGGGCCAGGAACATGTTACAACATAAttcgagaaaggaaagatcTGGTATcgagaaattagaaaaattaccTAAGGCAACGCAAACGAATCTACCTCCGCCGCTTAGTAGTACGATTTGTCAAAATTACGTGCCAAAACCAATCAGTGTCAGACAGGATAGCAACGTTTCATCCGATAGTTTTAGTCAAACCAGTTCACCAAGTTACACAAACAAAACTATGGAAGCACCCTTGCTTCCACATAAATATGGAAAAGTGCCAg ATAGAGCTTTGGTTCATGAACCTGAAAATTCATCGGGTAGGCCAATAACAAAATCTACAAGCACACCGGCTAGTCTACAAACGATCGTTAGAACTCATGGTAGTAACAGTACATCTTTGCATCATAAg ATAATCAAGGATATGGCTAATCGTCATTACGTAACAAGAGGAAGATTCAAATATGTGCAATTATTGGCCAATATTGTTGCCCTTTTAGCTATTGTTGCCGGATTGAATgcatattataaaa CGTATCCTGAAACTGCCATAAGATTCGAGAATAGAACGGAATATACGAGAGCCATTATGGTGACCGAACCAACGCGTTCAATAAtacaggaagaagaagaagagaaaaatcctGCACCGGGTGTCTGTTTACCGGTGATAGTCAACTTTTGTCAATATCACAAG gTCCCTTACAACTTCACGGTCTTTCCAAATTTCATGGGTAACTTCGGTCAACGGGACGCTCAACAAGAATTGCAATTATACAAGTCCGTCGTAGATGTTAGGTGTTACGAATTGGCAGCTCTATTTCTATGTAGTATCTTCGTACCGAAGTGTGGATCTCGTGGTCATTTGGTCCGACCTTGTCGTAGTCTCTGTTCTG AAACTAAAAGGCGTTGTGGTTTCTTTCTCGAAGTCTTTAGCTTGGCACTACCGGATTATCTCGAATGTGATCTATTTCCGGAAAATGATAATCCAGATGTCTGCGTGGGCCATTTTGAAGTGATAGAAACAAACGCGAGAGCTCAGAAACCGG TATGCACCAGTGGTTTTCAATGCGACGACAACCGATGTATACCAGTTGATTGGCGATGCGACGGTCATCTGGATTGCGCCGATCATAGTGACGAGATCGGATGCGGCGAGTGTGGTTCCGTTTCCTTGTCAaagtttaataatagtaacaaaggagataaaaggaaatttaCTCTGTCGAAGAGTACTCAATCAAAGGCTACTTTACATTGCGGCGAAAGGAGATGCATGTCAGCTAGTCATATTTGCGATGGAGTCATGGATTGTCCTTGGGGACAGGACGAACGTTATTGCT taAAACTGAGCCAAAAAAATGGTGACATTGGTAAAGGACTTCTTGAAGTTTATCACGCAGAAATGGGTAAATTTATGCCAGCTTGTATACCACCAAAGATGCACGTCACCGCCCAAGCTATTTGTTCCCTTCTAGGCTACAC tgtCGCTCTTTCATCGGATTTTTCTAACAAAGATGGTAACTTGACTATGATTCAAGCCTTCAATGAATCGAATCAGTATCGGAGATTAACACCAAAGCGaagtttattgaaaaaatttcaagcGTGTGTAAAAGAGGATGAGGATTATCCGACAGTAAAACTCACTTGTTCCGAATACG CATGTGGAAGGAGATTTCCGCTTTATGGTAATTCAAATGTTAAAACAAGAATCGTCGGTGGCGTAGAAGCTTCACCAGGTGATTGGCCCTTTTTAGCAGCGCTTTTGGGTGGACccgaacaaattttttattgcgCTGGTGTACTCATTTCCGATCAATGGGTTTTAACGGCATCACATTGCGTCGGAAA aaaaaatatttacagtcTTTCGGATGTATCCGGTTGGACAATTCAATTGGGTATTACCAGAAGACACAGTCATACATATCTTGGTCAGAAATTAAAGATCAAAAGGGTTATTCGTCATCCTGATTATAGTTTAGGTGTCGTTCATGATAACGACGTTGCTTTGTGTCAG ctcgaaaaacgtgttcaaTTTCATGAACATTTGAGACCAGTATGCCTACCTAATGCTACAACCAATCTTGCTCCTGCGACACTGTGCACAGTAATTGGTTGGGGTAAGAAGAACGACACACAGG AAGCTGAATACGAACCGGCTGTAAATGAGGTACAAGTTCCTGTTTTAAACAGACAGGTTTGTAATATGTGGTTGGCTTACAAGGAATTGAATGTAACAGACGGTATGATATGCGCTGGTTATCCAGATGGTGGGAAGGATGCTTGTcag GGCGATTCTGGAGGGCCTCTGTTATGTCAAGACAAAGATGACAAAGAGAAATGGTTCGTGGGTGGAATTGTAAGTTGGGGTATAGATTGTGCCCGGCCTAAGTTACCGGGTGTTTATGCCTATGTACCAAAATACGTCCCATGGATTCGAAATGAAATGGCGAAGTATTCTGAAAAGGACGAGCTATAA
- the LOC124424171 gene encoding uncharacterized protein LOC124424171 isoform X2, which produces MIIEDNSRLHQRVTHTIIMSMTNTHGDELSPTRQPRQSRIHSVGLPTRASLLPEPPPNENNVPPPIPRRHSATPTVAPPPIPLRPPAIPKRSKNEKPIPIKKINGNRQQDDSSTNQRINNDPTSSSSLSSSPTTACHLGTPTWNQTVTIDEKLIDLGPFRTHTQPSTEDFSLAFESKDVVSTNENGFIANFGKVNFPDEEKLENRKSSFDELRKASRDLEKNLHERTLKNNETKFDDILGGREENRQRQNIPSQNDRQEYPGGKFRKEEKSIEDSIEEEVLEGISEEEMSESPSRDTFQEERKFVGLVRSYREEEKRSKFEELQAASKNLERRLQSKNEEDDQRRYRDMERRLNKDRYEDISRVPQELERRILSDQRSIVDQSTRGKYETDMERARNMLQHNSRKERSGIEKLEKLPKATQTNLPPPLSSTICQNYVPKPISVRQDSNVSSDSFSQTSSPSYTNKTMEAPLLPHKYGKVPDRALVHEPENSSGRPITKSTSTPASLQTIVRTHGSNSTSLHHKIIKDMANRHYVTRGRFKYVQLLANIVALLAIVAGLNAYYKTYPETAIRFENRTEYTRAIMVTEPTRSIIQEEEEEKNPAPGVCLPVIVNFCQYHKVPYNFTVFPNFMGNFGQRDAQQELQLYKSVVDVRCYELAALFLCSIFVPKCGSRGHLVRPCRSLCSETKRRCGFFLEVFSLALPDYLECDLFPENDNPDVCVGHFEVIETNARAQKPVCTSGFQCDDNRCIPVDWRCDGHLDCADHSDEIGCGECGSVSLSKFNNSNKGDKRKFTLSKSTQSKATLHCGERRCMSASHICDGVMDCPWGQDERYCLKLSQKNGDIGKGLLEVYHAEMGKFMPACIPPKMHVTAQAICSLLGYTVALSSDFSNKDGNLTMIQAFNESNQYRRLTPKRSLLKKFQACVKEDEDYPTVKLTCSEYACGRRFPLYGNSNVKTRIVGGVEASPGDWPFLAALLGGPEQIFYCAGVLISDQWVLTASHCVGKKNIYSLSDVSGWTIQLGITRRHSHTYLGQKLKIKRVIRHPDYSLGVVHDNDVALCQLEKRVQFHEHLRPVCLPNATTNLAPATLCTVIGWGKKNDTQEAEYEPAVNEVQVPVLNRQVCNMWLAYKELNVTDGMICAGYPDGGKDACQGDSGGPLLCQDKDDKEKWFVGGIVSWGIDCARPKLPGVYAYVPKYVPWIRNEMAKYSEKDEL; this is translated from the exons ACAGAGTAGAATTCATAGCGTCGGATTACCAACACGAGCATCTCTACTTCCGGAGCCACCAcccaacgaaaataatgtgcCACCACCTATTCCACGTCGCCATTCAGCCACACCAAcg GTAGCACCACCACCAATACCATTACGTCCACCGGCAATACCAAAAAGATCCAAAAACGAGAAACCAATTccaattaaaaagattaatggTAACAGGCAACAAGATGATTCATCAACGAATCAACGAATTAATAATGATCCAACGTCGTCATCATCTTTGTCATCGTCACCGACAACGGCTTGTCATCTTGGCACTCCTACTTGGAATCAGACGGTAACGATCGATGAGAAATTGATAGACCTTGGACCATTTAGAACGCATACTCAACCGTCCACCGAGGATTTCTCTTTGGCTTTTGAATCGAAGGACGTGGTCAGTACCAATGAGAACGGTTTCATTGCTAACTTCGGCAAAGTCAATTTCCCGGATGAGGAAAAGCTTGAGAATCGAAAATCTAGCTTCGATGAACTTCGAAAGGCTTCGCGAGATCTTGAGAAGAACCTTCACGAGAGGACTCTCAAGAACAACGAGACTAAGTTCGATGATATACTAGGTGGTAGAGAAGAGAATAGACAACGACAAAATATCCCTTCTCAAAATGACAG ACAAGAATACCCAGGAGGAAAGTtcagaaaagaagagaaaagcatTGAGGATAGCATAGAGGAGGAAGTATTGGAGGGAATATCCGAAGAAGAAATGTCTGAGTCTCCTTCTAGAGACACTTTTCAGGAGGAACGAAAGTTCGTAGGACTGGTTAGATCGtatagagaagaagagaaaagatctAAGTTTGAGGAACTTCAAGCAGCCTCGAAGAATCTCGAACGACGTCTTCAGAGTAAAAACGAGGAGGATGATCAACGTCGTTATAGGGACATGGAGAGACGTTTGAACAAAGATAG ATACGAAGATATTTCAAGGGTACCACAAGAATTAGAAAGACGAATATTGTCCGATCAAAGATCTATCGTCGATCAATCGACTCGTGGAAAATATGAGACCGATATGGAAAGGGCCAGGAACATGTTACAACATAAttcgagaaaggaaagatcTGGTATcgagaaattagaaaaattaccTAAGGCAACGCAAACGAATCTACCTCCGCCGCTTAGTAGTACGATTTGTCAAAATTACGTGCCAAAACCAATCAGTGTCAGACAGGATAGCAACGTTTCATCCGATAGTTTTAGTCAAACCAGTTCACCAAGTTACACAAACAAAACTATGGAAGCACCCTTGCTTCCACATAAATATGGAAAAGTGCCAg ATAGAGCTTTGGTTCATGAACCTGAAAATTCATCGGGTAGGCCAATAACAAAATCTACAAGCACACCGGCTAGTCTACAAACGATCGTTAGAACTCATGGTAGTAACAGTACATCTTTGCATCATAAg ATAATCAAGGATATGGCTAATCGTCATTACGTAACAAGAGGAAGATTCAAATATGTGCAATTATTGGCCAATATTGTTGCCCTTTTAGCTATTGTTGCCGGATTGAATgcatattataaaa CGTATCCTGAAACTGCCATAAGATTCGAGAATAGAACGGAATATACGAGAGCCATTATGGTGACCGAACCAACGCGTTCAATAAtacaggaagaagaagaagagaaaaatcctGCACCGGGTGTCTGTTTACCGGTGATAGTCAACTTTTGTCAATATCACAAG gTCCCTTACAACTTCACGGTCTTTCCAAATTTCATGGGTAACTTCGGTCAACGGGACGCTCAACAAGAATTGCAATTATACAAGTCCGTCGTAGATGTTAGGTGTTACGAATTGGCAGCTCTATTTCTATGTAGTATCTTCGTACCGAAGTGTGGATCTCGTGGTCATTTGGTCCGACCTTGTCGTAGTCTCTGTTCTG AAACTAAAAGGCGTTGTGGTTTCTTTCTCGAAGTCTTTAGCTTGGCACTACCGGATTATCTCGAATGTGATCTATTTCCGGAAAATGATAATCCAGATGTCTGCGTGGGCCATTTTGAAGTGATAGAAACAAACGCGAGAGCTCAGAAACCGG TATGCACCAGTGGTTTTCAATGCGACGACAACCGATGTATACCAGTTGATTGGCGATGCGACGGTCATCTGGATTGCGCCGATCATAGTGACGAGATCGGATGCGGCGAGTGTGGTTCCGTTTCCTTGTCAaagtttaataatagtaacaaaggagataaaaggaaatttaCTCTGTCGAAGAGTACTCAATCAAAGGCTACTTTACATTGCGGCGAAAGGAGATGCATGTCAGCTAGTCATATTTGCGATGGAGTCATGGATTGTCCTTGGGGACAGGACGAACGTTATTGCT taAAACTGAGCCAAAAAAATGGTGACATTGGTAAAGGACTTCTTGAAGTTTATCACGCAGAAATGGGTAAATTTATGCCAGCTTGTATACCACCAAAGATGCACGTCACCGCCCAAGCTATTTGTTCCCTTCTAGGCTACAC tgtCGCTCTTTCATCGGATTTTTCTAACAAAGATGGTAACTTGACTATGATTCAAGCCTTCAATGAATCGAATCAGTATCGGAGATTAACACCAAAGCGaagtttattgaaaaaatttcaagcGTGTGTAAAAGAGGATGAGGATTATCCGACAGTAAAACTCACTTGTTCCGAATACG CATGTGGAAGGAGATTTCCGCTTTATGGTAATTCAAATGTTAAAACAAGAATCGTCGGTGGCGTAGAAGCTTCACCAGGTGATTGGCCCTTTTTAGCAGCGCTTTTGGGTGGACccgaacaaattttttattgcgCTGGTGTACTCATTTCCGATCAATGGGTTTTAACGGCATCACATTGCGTCGGAAA aaaaaatatttacagtcTTTCGGATGTATCCGGTTGGACAATTCAATTGGGTATTACCAGAAGACACAGTCATACATATCTTGGTCAGAAATTAAAGATCAAAAGGGTTATTCGTCATCCTGATTATAGTTTAGGTGTCGTTCATGATAACGACGTTGCTTTGTGTCAG ctcgaaaaacgtgttcaaTTTCATGAACATTTGAGACCAGTATGCCTACCTAATGCTACAACCAATCTTGCTCCTGCGACACTGTGCACAGTAATTGGTTGGGGTAAGAAGAACGACACACAGG AAGCTGAATACGAACCGGCTGTAAATGAGGTACAAGTTCCTGTTTTAAACAGACAGGTTTGTAATATGTGGTTGGCTTACAAGGAATTGAATGTAACAGACGGTATGATATGCGCTGGTTATCCAGATGGTGGGAAGGATGCTTGTcag GGCGATTCTGGAGGGCCTCTGTTATGTCAAGACAAAGATGACAAAGAGAAATGGTTCGTGGGTGGAATTGTAAGTTGGGGTATAGATTGTGCCCGGCCTAAGTTACCGGGTGTTTATGCCTATGTACCAAAATACGTCCCATGGATTCGAAATGAAATGGCGAAGTATTCTGAAAAGGACGAGCTATAA
- the LOC124424171 gene encoding uncharacterized protein LOC124424171 isoform X3: protein MIIEDNSRLHQRVTHTIIMSMTNTHGDELSPTRQPRQSRIHSVGLPTRASLLPEPPPNENNVPPPIPRRHSATPTVAPPPIPLRPPAIPKRSKNEKPIPIKKINGNRQQDDSSTNQRINNDPTSSSSLSSSPTTACHLGTPTWNQTVTIDEKLIDLGPFRTHTQPSTEDFSLAFESKDVVSTNENGFIANFGKVNFPDEEKLENRKSSFDELRKASRDLEKNLHERTLKNNETKFDDILGGREENRQRQNIPSQNDRQEYPGGKFRKEEKSIEDSIEEEVLEGISEEEMSESPSRDTFQEERKFVGLVRSYREEEKRSKFEELQAASKNLERRLQSKNEEDDQRRYRDMERRLNKDRSISRYEDISRVPQELERRILSDQRSIVDQSTRGKYETDMERARNMLQHNSRKERSGIEKLEKLPKATQTNLPPPLSSTICQNYVPKPISVRQDSNVSSDSFSQTSSPSYTNKTMEAPLLPHKYGKVPDRALVHEPENSSGRPITKSTSTPASLQTIVRTHGSNSTSLHHKIIKDMANRHYVTRGRFKYVQLLANIVALLAIVAGLNAYYKTYPETAIRFENRTEYTRAIMVTEPTRSIIQEEEEEKNPAPGVCLPVIVNFCQYHKVPYNFTVFPNFMGNFGQRDAQQELQLYKSVVDVRCYELAALFLCSIFVPKCGSRGHLVRPCRSLCSETKRRCGFFLEVFSLALPDYLECDLFPENDNPDVCVGHFEVIETNARAQKPVCTSGFQCDDNRCIPVDWRCDGHLDCADHSDEIGCGECGSVSLSKFNNSNKGDKRKFTLSKSTQSKATLHCGERRCMSASHICDGVMDCPWGQDERYCLKLSQKNGDIGKGLLEVYHAEMGKFMPACIPPKMHVTAQAICSLLGYTVALSSDFSNKDGNLTMIQAFNESNQYRRLTPKRSLLKKFQACVKEDEDYPTVKLTCSEYACGRRFPLYGNSNVKTRIVGGVEASPGDWPFLAALLGGPEQIFYCAGVLISDQWVLTASHCVGNLSDVSGWTIQLGITRRHSHTYLGQKLKIKRVIRHPDYSLGVVHDNDVALCQLEKRVQFHEHLRPVCLPNATTNLAPATLCTVIGWGKKNDTQEAEYEPAVNEVQVPVLNRQVCNMWLAYKELNVTDGMICAGYPDGGKDACQGDSGGPLLCQDKDDKEKWFVGGIVSWGIDCARPKLPGVYAYVPKYVPWIRNEMAKYSEKDEL from the exons ACAGAGTAGAATTCATAGCGTCGGATTACCAACACGAGCATCTCTACTTCCGGAGCCACCAcccaacgaaaataatgtgcCACCACCTATTCCACGTCGCCATTCAGCCACACCAAcg GTAGCACCACCACCAATACCATTACGTCCACCGGCAATACCAAAAAGATCCAAAAACGAGAAACCAATTccaattaaaaagattaatggTAACAGGCAACAAGATGATTCATCAACGAATCAACGAATTAATAATGATCCAACGTCGTCATCATCTTTGTCATCGTCACCGACAACGGCTTGTCATCTTGGCACTCCTACTTGGAATCAGACGGTAACGATCGATGAGAAATTGATAGACCTTGGACCATTTAGAACGCATACTCAACCGTCCACCGAGGATTTCTCTTTGGCTTTTGAATCGAAGGACGTGGTCAGTACCAATGAGAACGGTTTCATTGCTAACTTCGGCAAAGTCAATTTCCCGGATGAGGAAAAGCTTGAGAATCGAAAATCTAGCTTCGATGAACTTCGAAAGGCTTCGCGAGATCTTGAGAAGAACCTTCACGAGAGGACTCTCAAGAACAACGAGACTAAGTTCGATGATATACTAGGTGGTAGAGAAGAGAATAGACAACGACAAAATATCCCTTCTCAAAATGACAG ACAAGAATACCCAGGAGGAAAGTtcagaaaagaagagaaaagcatTGAGGATAGCATAGAGGAGGAAGTATTGGAGGGAATATCCGAAGAAGAAATGTCTGAGTCTCCTTCTAGAGACACTTTTCAGGAGGAACGAAAGTTCGTAGGACTGGTTAGATCGtatagagaagaagagaaaagatctAAGTTTGAGGAACTTCAAGCAGCCTCGAAGAATCTCGAACGACGTCTTCAGAGTAAAAACGAGGAGGATGATCAACGTCGTTATAGGGACATGGAGAGACGTTTGAACAAAGATAGGTCAATATCTag ATACGAAGATATTTCAAGGGTACCACAAGAATTAGAAAGACGAATATTGTCCGATCAAAGATCTATCGTCGATCAATCGACTCGTGGAAAATATGAGACCGATATGGAAAGGGCCAGGAACATGTTACAACATAAttcgagaaaggaaagatcTGGTATcgagaaattagaaaaattaccTAAGGCAACGCAAACGAATCTACCTCCGCCGCTTAGTAGTACGATTTGTCAAAATTACGTGCCAAAACCAATCAGTGTCAGACAGGATAGCAACGTTTCATCCGATAGTTTTAGTCAAACCAGTTCACCAAGTTACACAAACAAAACTATGGAAGCACCCTTGCTTCCACATAAATATGGAAAAGTGCCAg ATAGAGCTTTGGTTCATGAACCTGAAAATTCATCGGGTAGGCCAATAACAAAATCTACAAGCACACCGGCTAGTCTACAAACGATCGTTAGAACTCATGGTAGTAACAGTACATCTTTGCATCATAAg ATAATCAAGGATATGGCTAATCGTCATTACGTAACAAGAGGAAGATTCAAATATGTGCAATTATTGGCCAATATTGTTGCCCTTTTAGCTATTGTTGCCGGATTGAATgcatattataaaa CGTATCCTGAAACTGCCATAAGATTCGAGAATAGAACGGAATATACGAGAGCCATTATGGTGACCGAACCAACGCGTTCAATAAtacaggaagaagaagaagagaaaaatcctGCACCGGGTGTCTGTTTACCGGTGATAGTCAACTTTTGTCAATATCACAAG gTCCCTTACAACTTCACGGTCTTTCCAAATTTCATGGGTAACTTCGGTCAACGGGACGCTCAACAAGAATTGCAATTATACAAGTCCGTCGTAGATGTTAGGTGTTACGAATTGGCAGCTCTATTTCTATGTAGTATCTTCGTACCGAAGTGTGGATCTCGTGGTCATTTGGTCCGACCTTGTCGTAGTCTCTGTTCTG AAACTAAAAGGCGTTGTGGTTTCTTTCTCGAAGTCTTTAGCTTGGCACTACCGGATTATCTCGAATGTGATCTATTTCCGGAAAATGATAATCCAGATGTCTGCGTGGGCCATTTTGAAGTGATAGAAACAAACGCGAGAGCTCAGAAACCGG TATGCACCAGTGGTTTTCAATGCGACGACAACCGATGTATACCAGTTGATTGGCGATGCGACGGTCATCTGGATTGCGCCGATCATAGTGACGAGATCGGATGCGGCGAGTGTGGTTCCGTTTCCTTGTCAaagtttaataatagtaacaaaggagataaaaggaaatttaCTCTGTCGAAGAGTACTCAATCAAAGGCTACTTTACATTGCGGCGAAAGGAGATGCATGTCAGCTAGTCATATTTGCGATGGAGTCATGGATTGTCCTTGGGGACAGGACGAACGTTATTGCT taAAACTGAGCCAAAAAAATGGTGACATTGGTAAAGGACTTCTTGAAGTTTATCACGCAGAAATGGGTAAATTTATGCCAGCTTGTATACCACCAAAGATGCACGTCACCGCCCAAGCTATTTGTTCCCTTCTAGGCTACAC tgtCGCTCTTTCATCGGATTTTTCTAACAAAGATGGTAACTTGACTATGATTCAAGCCTTCAATGAATCGAATCAGTATCGGAGATTAACACCAAAGCGaagtttattgaaaaaatttcaagcGTGTGTAAAAGAGGATGAGGATTATCCGACAGTAAAACTCACTTGTTCCGAATACG CATGTGGAAGGAGATTTCCGCTTTATGGTAATTCAAATGTTAAAACAAGAATCGTCGGTGGCGTAGAAGCTTCACCAGGTGATTGGCCCTTTTTAGCAGCGCTTTTGGGTGGACccgaacaaattttttattgcgCTGGTGTACTCATTTCCGATCAATGGGTTTTAACGGCATCACATTGCGTCGGAAA tcTTTCGGATGTATCCGGTTGGACAATTCAATTGGGTATTACCAGAAGACACAGTCATACATATCTTGGTCAGAAATTAAAGATCAAAAGGGTTATTCGTCATCCTGATTATAGTTTAGGTGTCGTTCATGATAACGACGTTGCTTTGTGTCAG ctcgaaaaacgtgttcaaTTTCATGAACATTTGAGACCAGTATGCCTACCTAATGCTACAACCAATCTTGCTCCTGCGACACTGTGCACAGTAATTGGTTGGGGTAAGAAGAACGACACACAGG AAGCTGAATACGAACCGGCTGTAAATGAGGTACAAGTTCCTGTTTTAAACAGACAGGTTTGTAATATGTGGTTGGCTTACAAGGAATTGAATGTAACAGACGGTATGATATGCGCTGGTTATCCAGATGGTGGGAAGGATGCTTGTcag GGCGATTCTGGAGGGCCTCTGTTATGTCAAGACAAAGATGACAAAGAGAAATGGTTCGTGGGTGGAATTGTAAGTTGGGGTATAGATTGTGCCCGGCCTAAGTTACCGGGTGTTTATGCCTATGTACCAAAATACGTCCCATGGATTCGAAATGAAATGGCGAAGTATTCTGAAAAGGACGAGCTATAA